A part of Dermacentor variabilis isolate Ectoservices chromosome 10, ASM5094787v1, whole genome shotgun sequence genomic DNA contains:
- the LOC142560175 gene encoding uncharacterized protein LOC142560175 — protein sequence MDGQETSEPASLLPSIISVNPQTRGATIMESRIVTSVDIKAEPSSPTITLDPIMTSVDMKVEPSSPSPILPLIMTSVDIKVEPSSPPPILPPVTVDMQGKELSEPLALLPSTISLTTLTSSTETSGDATTIDSVPRISDGTSGTSARKPGRTVSRSVSKCDQSNEHGHCFSSEASAKDHLPKPSGKKPHACPICGRKFALRYQLKNHNRNIHTAEMRFACELCPSKFRRKISLDRHKKLHERGVDLCHCFECGKTFERMTALQQHLKWHKRDKPYPCHLCLARFTNKHNLEDHVRTHTGEKPHKCTMCEKRFAWRAGLKVHVRRIHGVVETAEATPESSAEVTLPNTSPSTARSPGPLNMDGKETCEPAAVLPRVISINPQAHSTESSGDVATLDSNSGIPGGTLGAPVKKPGSSVSKCYECTVCGRRFKWKHCLLNHRVLHTGEKPYACSICGRKFAQRTGFLNHKASHTNEMRFACELCPSKFRRKISLDRHKQLHERGVDLCHCPECGKTFQRMTALQWHLKWHERDKPYPCHLCPARFINKADRDNHVLVHTGEKPHKCPVCEKGFAWWSNLKMHIRSSHGSVRTARASVSSSVEMILPDSPPGHP from the exons ATGGATGGGCAAGAAACATCTGAGCCAGCATCTCTGCTCCCAAGTATCATCTCCGTAAACCCACAAACGAGAGGTGCAACCATCATGGAATCCAGG ATTGTGACTAGCGTTGACATCAAGGCGGAACCAAGTAGTCCTACGATCACGCTGGATCCT ATCATGACAAGTGTTGACATGAAAGTGGAACCGAGTAGCCCTTCGCCTATACTGCCTCTT ATCATGACAAGTGTTGACATCAAGGTGGAACCAAGTAGCCCTCCGCCTATACTGCCTCCT GTTACTGTAGATATGCAAGGAAAAGAACTATCAGAGCCACTAGCCCTGCTTCCAAGCACCATCTCCCTAACCACACTGACAAGCAGTACGGAGACTTCAGGAGATGCAACCACCATAGATAGTGTCCCAAG AATCTCCGATGGCACTTCAGGAACTTCAGCGAGAAAGCCTGGTAGGACTGTCAGCAGGTCTGTCAGCAAGTGTGATCAGAGTAACGAACATGGGCATTGCTTTTCAAGCGAAGCGTCTGCAAAGGATCACCTGCCCAAACCCTCGGGCAAGAAACCGCACGCCTGCCCCATCTGCGGCCGCAAGTTTGCCTTGAGGTACCAACTCAAGAACCACAATCGTAACATCCACACTGCTGAGATGCGATTTGCCTGCGAGCTGTGCCCGTCCAAATTCCGCAGGAAGATATCGCTGGACAGACACAAGAAATTACACGAAAGGGGAGTGGACCTTTGCCACTGTTTTGAGTGTGGCAAGACCTTTGAGCGGATGACAGCACTGCAGCAGCACCTGAAGTGGCACAAGAGGGACAAGCCATACCCATGCCACCTGTGCCTGGCGAGATTCACAAACAAGCACAACCTGGAGGATCACGTGCGAACACACACGGGTGAAAAGCCACACAAGTGCACCATGTGCGAGAAACGCTTTGCCTGGAGGGCTGGCCTCAAAGTGCACGTGCGCCGAATACATGGTGTAGTCGAGACTGCCGAGGCGACTCCCGAGAGCAGTGCAGAAGTTACGTTGCCGAATACTAGTCCTTCAACTGCGCGGTCTCCA GGCCCTCTAAATATGGATGGAAAAGAAACATGTGAGCCCGCAGCCGTGCTGCCAAGGGTCATCTCCATAAATCCACAAGCACACAGCACTGAAAGTTCAGGAGATGTGGCCACCTTAGATAGCAACTCAGG AATACCTGGTGGCACTTTAGGAGCTCCAGTGAAGAAGCCTGGCAGCAGTGTCAGCAAGTGCTACGAGTGCACCGTATGTGGGCGGCGTTTTAAGTGGAAGCATTGCCTGCTAAATCACCGCGTGTTGCACACGGGTGAGAAGCCATATGCCTGCTCCATCTGTGGTCGGAAGTTTGCCCAGCGCACCGGCTTCCTTAACCACAAGGCCAGCCACACAAATGAGATGCGGTTTGCCTGCGAGCTGTGCCCGTCCAAATTCCGCAGGAAGATATCGCTGGACAGGCACAAGCAATTGCACGAAAGGGGAGTTGACCTGTGCCACTGCCCGGAGTGTGGCAAGACCTTTCAGCGGATGACAGCGCTGCAATGGCACCTGAAGTGGCATGAGAGGGACAAGCCATACCCATGCCACCTGTGCCCTGCCAGATTTATAAACAAGGCGGACCGGGACAATCATGTGCTAGTGCACACAGGTGAAAAGCCGCACAAGTGTCCCGTGTGTGAGAAAGGCTTTGCCTGGTGGAGTAACCTGAAGATGCACATACGATCTAGTCACGGCAGTGTCAGGACAGCCAGGGCAAGTGTTAGCAGCAGTGTAGAGATGATATTGCCAGACAGCCCTCCGGGCCATCCCTAG